A genomic region of Clostridia bacterium contains the following coding sequences:
- a CDS encoding OFA family MFS transporter, with translation MNIEERNKALMKTRYKYLIFCGLLQIPIGVSMIWGIFQPYVMDLMDWDVDTASAAYPIAVIMFVVGGIISGKLQERFSPRAVVLIAGVMMGAGCALAAFTPQSMPMFFYITFSIVCGLGWGISYNQAIALSQKWFYDKRGFAGGIVVAALGVAAMILTPIANAMFTNFGFTVSFIFWGALFLAVNVVSAAVIKNPPDGFVVKKEGDADSVLTAKQYKPGEILKMPLFYILFLCMFCACISFYIINPVWVLIGQGKGVDMNLLVTGMMIASIANSAGRLVASSLSDRIGRKFTVLILYILICAACLGMWKLPGASIIPMFSLVCFCYGGFLATFPAITTDYFGVKYTGTNYALVMIGMGVASVVSLVVATAFTGADLPLDMRCLPAAVIAVLGVVFSLMLKSVKVKKKEK, from the coding sequence ATGAATATTGAAGAAAGAAACAAGGCGCTTATGAAAACGAGGTATAAATACCTCATTTTCTGCGGCCTTTTGCAGATACCCATAGGCGTGAGCATGATATGGGGCATATTCCAGCCTTACGTAATGGACCTTATGGACTGGGACGTAGACACGGCGTCTGCCGCGTACCCGATAGCCGTTATCATGTTCGTCGTGGGCGGCATAATAAGCGGCAAGCTTCAGGAACGCTTCTCACCGCGCGCAGTCGTGCTTATAGCGGGCGTTATGATGGGCGCAGGCTGCGCGCTGGCCGCCTTTACGCCGCAGAGCATGCCTATGTTTTTCTATATTACTTTCTCGATAGTATGCGGCCTCGGCTGGGGAATATCGTACAATCAGGCGATCGCGCTGTCGCAGAAATGGTTTTACGACAAGCGCGGTTTTGCGGGCGGCATAGTCGTTGCCGCTTTAGGCGTTGCAGCCATGATACTTACTCCCATAGCGAACGCAATGTTTACAAACTTCGGCTTTACTGTGTCGTTCATCTTTTGGGGCGCTCTGTTTCTTGCCGTAAACGTTGTATCGGCTGCAGTTATAAAAAATCCGCCCGATGGCTTCGTTGTGAAGAAGGAGGGGGACGCAGATTCCGTGCTTACGGCGAAGCAGTATAAGCCCGGTGAAATACTTAAAATGCCGCTGTTTTACATACTTTTCTTATGTATGTTCTGCGCCTGCATCTCGTTTTATATAATAAACCCCGTATGGGTGCTTATAGGTCAGGGCAAGGGCGTTGATATGAACCTGCTTGTAACGGGAATGATGATAGCGTCCATAGCCAATTCGGCGGGGCGTCTCGTTGCTTCATCGCTTTCGGACAGGATAGGGCGCAAATTTACCGTACTTATACTCTATATCCTCATATGCGCCGCGTGCCTCGGAATGTGGAAGCTGCCGGGCGCATCGATAATCCCCATGTTCTCGCTCGTATGCTTCTGCTACGGCGGATTTTTGGCAACGTTCCCGGCTATTACGACGGACTACTTCGGCGTAAAATACACGGGAACGAATTACGCGCTCGTGATGATAGGCATGGGCGTCGCGTCGGTCGTTTCGCTCGTCGTGGCGACGGCGTTTACAGGCGCAGATCTGCCGCTCGATATGCGCTGCCTGCCCGCCGCAGTGATCGCGGTTTTGGGCGTCGTGTTCTCACTTATGCTTAAAAGCGTAAAGGTAAAAAAGAAGGAAAAATAG